A window of the Helianthus annuus cultivar XRQ/B chromosome 4, HanXRQr2.0-SUNRISE, whole genome shotgun sequence genome harbors these coding sequences:
- the LOC110934675 gene encoding uncharacterized protein LOC110934675, which yields MNHHKEQTTATIDISALIAQIMSSESSRRGPAFQQPAIIRDPNLEGTNMGATMTIHRGSLVSSGEVNESCGVNIYVNNNIQGLNNSIMIGSRLHMGDPGVWLSLKDSKLEKWFTKKENSSAGFLSFGFHVLLILVIVLAFTVMYFM from the coding sequence ATGAACCACCACAAAGAACAAACAACAGCCACCATCGACATATCTGCTCTCATAGCTCAAATCATGTCGTCAGAGAGCAGCCGCCGAGGCCCAGCCTTTCAACAACCAGCGATCATCAGAGACCCGAATTTGGAAGGAACGAATATGGGCGCCACAATGACCATCCATCGTGGCTCGCTGGTTTCATCTGGTGAGGTGAATGAAAGTTGTGGTGTTAACATTTATGTAAATAACAATATACAAGGGTTGAATAACTCGATAATGATTGGAAGCCGGTTGCATATGGGTGATCCGGGAGTATGGTTAAGCTTGAAAGATTCAAAATTGGAGAAGTGGTTTACGAAGAAAGAGAATAGTAGTGCGGGTTTTTTATCTTTCGGATttcatgtgttattgattttggtgaTTGTTTTGGCTTTCACCGTGATGTATTTCATGTAA